The proteins below come from a single Trachemys scripta elegans isolate TJP31775 chromosome 16, CAS_Tse_1.0, whole genome shotgun sequence genomic window:
- the ZFP36 gene encoding mRNA decay activator protein ZFP36 codes for MSSMVDVKTLYENLRNLNLSEGQDAGGSGDAHIWPLRTVWSPSTEQACSLPEPAAPRPSFRTDRSLSLIEGRALPPPPPGFPPLQPPPAPALSARYKTELCRTYSETGRCRYGAKCQFAHGAGELRSLSRHPKYKTELCHKFYLHGECPYGSRCHFVHYPEERGLAASPQLLRQSLSYTGVPAARQGSPPPGISDPASFARAPSISPPPASDLLSPPFARLNSEPIPRMATLGEALAASAPGGRCTCRCGGTARLGAFESHRDYFAAAPGAPVASGLPRTPSSNSLSDQDCYSSSGSLSGSESPVFEVLPSSGTWSGTRRLPIFNRISVSEAGEGLE; via the exons ATGAGCTCCATGGTGGATGTAAAAACCTTGTATGAG AACCTCCGGAACCTGAATCTAAGCGAGGGGCAGGACGCTGGGGGCAGCGGCGACGCCCACATCTGGCCCCTGCGCACCGTCTGGAGCCCCAGCACGGAGCAGGCGTGCTCCCTGCCCGAGCCGGCGGCCCCGCGCCCCTCGTTCCGCACCGACCGCTCCCTCAGCCTGATCGAGGGCCgagccctgccgccccccccgcccggcTTCCCCCCGCTGCAGCCCCCGCCGGCCCCCGCCCTCTCGGCCCGCTACAAGACGGAGCTGTGCCGGACCTACAGCGAGACGGGCCGCTGCCGGTACGGGGCCAAGTGCCAGTTCGCCCACGGTGCCGGGGAGCTTCGGAGTCTGAGCCGCCACCCCAAGTACAAGACGGAGCTGTGCCACAAATTCTACCTCCACGGCGAATGCCCCTACGGCTCCCGCTGCCACTTCGTCCACTACCCGGAAGAGCGGGGGCTGGCCGCCTCCCCACAACTTCTGCGCCAGAGCCTCAGCTACACCGGGGTGCCTGCTGCCCGCCAGGGCTCCCCGCCGCCCGGCATCTCCGACCCGGCCTCTTTCGCCCGGGCGCCCTCTATCTCCCCACCTCCCGCCAGCGACCTCCTCTCGCCGCCCTTCGCCCGCCTCAACTCGGAGCCCATCCCTCGCATGGCCACCCTCGGAGAAGCCCTGGCCGCCTCCGCCCCTGGAGGGCGCTGCACCTGCCGTTGCGGCGGCACCGCCAGGCTGGGCGCCTTCGAGAGCCACCGAGACTACTTCGCCGCCGCCCCGGGTGCGCCCGTCGCCTCCGGCCTCCCTAGGACCCCTTCCTCCAACTCGCTCTCCGACCAGGATTGCTACAGCAGCTCGGGCAGTCTCAGCGGCTCCGAATCGCCCGTCTTCGAGGTCCTACCCAGCAGCGGCACCTGGAGCGGGACCCGCCGCCTGCCCATCTTCAACCGCATCTCTGTGTCGGAGGCCGGGGAGGGCTTGGAATAG